In the Bos taurus isolate L1 Dominette 01449 registration number 42190680 breed Hereford chromosome 21, ARS-UCD2.0, whole genome shotgun sequence genome, one interval contains:
- the LOC132343390 gene encoding uncharacterized protein produces the protein MNGPKGPAPNTQPRPHSSTCRPLAPTTRRGGFHGSSAHPSHGPAAGRIRGCGPVSRKGFCFSHDRARPSTQQTTPPPPLPTPPLSPQPQKGSPHPLLQPVAPERTQASISGPGSRGETLTTPGGPAHEMGVWLQDSPPPSPLPRAGPALTPILRSSPSLPHRDRSAPPAISVPVPLSSGLGTWERVSILAVTPARLRRGQPRSGLSAAGASRRPRRARAASLGREPCGSLPAKYRPASLCSDASRNRELPLSLSSQLGARTPSCFAEPSPLSASASAAPTQPPRPLCPWLFAGGTLLPGALQSEPPVHGGIRLGVPQPRPISAVDTCPGARLPRPARIRDGALCPAVLQRAQGRARVSPPGSSCSGAIC, from the coding sequence ATGAATGGGCCTAAAGGGCCAGCGCCTAACACACAGCCCAGACCGCACTCATCAACATGCAGGCCCCTCGCCCCCACCACCAGGCGAGGGGGCTTTCACGGGTCCTCAGCGCATCCAAGTCACGGTCCAGCAGCCGGCCGAATCCGGGGCTGCGGCCCAGTCTCCAGAAAAGGGTTCTGTTTTTCCCATGACCGGGCCAGACCCTCAACTCAGCAGACAACACCACCACCCCCTCTTCCCACACCACCTCTGTCCCCCCAACCACAGAAAGGCTCCCCCCACCCTCTGCTCCAGCCTGTTGCCCCAGAGAGGACCCAGGCCAGCATCTCTGGGCCTGGGAGCCGGGGCGAGACCTTGACCACTCCAGGTGGCCCGGCCCATGAGATGGGGGTTTGGCTGCAGGacagccccccaccctccccccttcCCCGCGCCGGCCCAGCACTCACCCCCATTCTCCGCTCCTCTCCCTCACTGCCTCACCGAGACAGAAGCGCTCCACCGGCCATCTCGGTGCCTGTGCCATTGAGCTCAGGGCTAGGGACCTGGGAACGCGTCAGCATCCTTGCTGTGACCCCAGCCCGCCTCCGCCGCGGCCAGCCCCGCTCGGGACTTAGCGCTGCAGGAGCTTCTCGAAGGCCTAGACGTGCGCGGGCTGCCAGCCTGGGCAGGGAGCCGTGCGGCAGCCTCCCGGCCAAGTACCGGCCTGCCTCTCTCTGCTCGGATGCCTCCCGTAACAGGgagctccctctctccctgagCAGCCAGCTCGGGGCTCGCACACCGAGCTGCTTCGCCGAGCCCTCCCCGCTTTCTGCATCTGCCTCCGCGGCTCCGACGCAGCCCCCTCGCCCCCTCTGCCCTTGGCTCTTTGCGGGCGGCACGCTCCTTCCCGGGGCTCTCCAGAGCGAGCCCCCCGTCCACGGTGGGATCAGGTTAGGGGTTCCCCAGCCCCGTCCGATCTCGGCCGTCGACACCTGTCCCGGGGCGCGTCTGCCCCGGCCCGCCCGCATCCGGGACGGAGCCCTTTGCCCTGCTGTTCTGCAGAGAGCCCAGGGGAGGGCGCGGGTCTCCCCTCCCGGGTCCAGCTGCTCAGGAGCTATCTGTTAA